The Anas platyrhynchos isolate ZD024472 breed Pekin duck chromosome 1, IASCAAS_PekinDuck_T2T, whole genome shotgun sequence genomic sequence GCAGCCTCTCAGGTAGCGAGATCTCAGACCTGACAGGCTCAGTGACTCACCACTGACTCAGGAAAATGAACGCTCAACCAAGAAACCTCTGCACTCAATCCCTGCCACCCAAGTTGCCCACTGAAGCTGGTGTGCTCCATATAATTAACAGGTGGGAATTGCCCTGTTCTTCAGGAGCTCACACCTACCGGGTCTGCAAGCCTGGTGAACTTTTGCCAGTAGCTGCCCACATTTGTCATCATCCCAATCATGCAGTATCTTAGATAAAATATAGAGGTCAGCTTCCGGGATTGAATCTTTAAAGAAGTCtcctgaaaagcaaaaatacatcCTTTCACAAACCCCCCAAGACACAGAGGGGGGTTAAGCAACTTGTTTCAGATCTCTTCAGTGATAAAGACTCTTGGCTTGCCAGGGCTGTGACCCACATCAGACAGCAACAAAGCTACCCAGGAAAGATGGAGCTGCAGCATAAATCcataaggaaaaaatgcacaatCTCACACCTTCTAGTGATACCTTCTTAGTTATGCCTTTTGTTCAACACCTGGTGTACTGCATtcatatttttctcccttcatcTCGCTTTCTCATTGCCACTCCTAATTCTTTGCATCACTGGCACACAGAATGTTTCTTGTGTTTCTCCatctttgcttttatattttccctcccttccttaaAGGCTTCTTTCCTCTCTCAGCTCTTCTAGCAATATTAAGTCCCTCCAAtaaatgcttctgaaaacataaaaaaatgagATCTCTCTACACTCCTTTTCATCAGAGAGAGTACGAAGAGCTCACAAGGTCTGAGGACTAGGCAAGAGCAACCTAGGCTAGCTCACCCACACTCAAAGCCTGAAATATCTCAGGACACGTCTAGCCAGGGAAGGAAAACCCTTTGCTCAGAGCAGGTCTGGTGTCCCACACATCTGCCAGGAGCtctgcacaggagaaaagggaaCATTAGGAAGCTCTGTAATGTGACATGGCAGTTGTTAACAAGCTGTGGCAGCACAACTCCAACACAACTGCTTCTGGGAGTGCCCAAACATCCTCAAGCTGCTCTGTATGCCCATTCCCGCTGTCAATGCTCCTGCATCGGCAGGACAAGCAAATAACTCTAGATCCAAAGGCTGGGaaagctgctctcctgcctcaCTCCTTTCCAAGTGGACGCTTCCCAAGGCAATGCTGTACAAGGGCACTTTTGGTCACTAATCTCCCATGTGAGTAACCAGGTGGAGGAGGCCTCTGTCACCTGCAACCCCGCAGATGAAcactctgctgctgcccaccagcACCCGCTCAAGTAATGTCCACACTTACCTTCGTGGAAAGCAATCCGCTGCTCTTCAGGGGGTATGAATCGATCCTTGGCCACTTGCACGACTTTTGGCAGGTCATAAATTGTGACTGTGCAGTTTGGGTACAAAGAAACACACTCCCGGGCCAAAGCTCCTCCACCTCCTTGTGAGGGGGCAAAAGAAGAGCAGTGCTGAAACAAAACCACCCCATTCTTCCATCCCCAACACAAAAGTGATGCCAACAGAAGCGTGTTCAGCCTCATGGCACCTGGCAGGGCACATTTGTTCCCCGTGTGCCACAGGAATGGAAGAGGGACATGAGTGGCCACCCAGGCCCAGCCGAGGGAAGCCCAGGCCTTACTGCCCTTACACAGTGCCTCTGGCAGACCCAGTGGTATGTGCTGAAAGGTGGGAAATGAAAACAGAGCTGCTACACCAGGCACTGGGGAAGCAGGGATGGAGCACCGAGGGAGTCTGACAGGTCCCATGAATCTTGGCAGTGTTCAGCAGCACTGGGGTAGGAGGCTGCAGCACACAGTCTCTCCTCCTTCAGTCAATGAAGGTTGAAATAGTTTGGAAGAACATATCAaacaagacaagaaaaaataccAAACTGACACATAAAGGAGATGAGCCACTATTCACACACATCAAACTCTGTAGGCTAAAGTATTCATCTTCCTAATGCTTGCACCACtttattatttctcattttaactCAATCCAACTGAGAAAATGTTCCCTTTATTGCTGATGAGATTCTGAGATATGCTCTGCTTTTCATTGCTTTGCCCTTCATATAACAtgggaattatttttcttttcaaagcttGCAGAACTAACAATGCAGAGGCTTGTTGAAGATCTACTGATGCTCACCTCCTAAGTCATAAATCCGTGTGAAAGAGGAAAGGTCAAATGCAGTAAGAACATCTTTACCACATATACCCCAGATTGAGTTCTGGCCAGCCAagaatttcagcatttcttcttcGGACCTAGTAACGCAAACAGGTACAGCACACAGAAATATAACGTACTTAATGGTGACTCTTACTATAGAAGTCTTATTATGAGTTTCAGCTTAAACATTATCTCATTGCATTTGAAAACAATGCATTCTCTTTGCACACAAATCTGGCTTGAGTCTTCCTGTAGCAAGCTATACATTGCTGCACCTGAGCAGGTAATTAAGACTAGTTAAGTTCAACAGTGTATTACTGCTAGTTCTCAGGCTTCCAAgggattttttccttcagttgccACTGCCCCTGTAACAGAGACCTGTGATATGTTTTTCACAATATAAAATTATACTTGTCTATTCCAACTATCAGAGTTCTCCAGTAATGGATGttgctggaaaggaaaaatatcttcatGATGTTTCTAATGAGTGGAATTCTCACATCATTGTATTTAATAATACTCAGCCATGATTAAAATCATAAAGTTTATCCACAATAATAAtggtatttctaaaaatatactAATACCTGTACATTGCTCCAAATGGGTCTTTTGATGAAACACCAAAAGCTCTTTCATATTGGTTCCTTCCTTCTCTAAAATTCAACCGAAAAAGCATATTAGCATGAATTTCTTTTATCATTACTCCAAAAATACATAAGAGCTGAAGTTTCAGCTAGTGTGCATGATGTTCACCTCTAGACAGACTATACACCTGTGTATTTTTCATGGATGTAATGACATCCTCACCTACCAGTCCCAAAAgatgatgaaatatttttcaattttcaacAAGACTGTCTGGTTCTTTACAGGACTGCATCTGAGATAAAGGTGCAATATGGCTGTGATCATCACCAATCACCACCTTCACGCATAGCAAATCTGCTGCACAGACTGGATAAAGCAACACGTCGGTCCCATACTAATTTACTCTTACAGGCTTTTGCAACAGAAGTACCCTTAGCCATTGTTTCTCATCATTTACTTTGATGCCTCCTAAAATAAGAGTGACTGTAATGAACAAATCTTTTCCTGGAACCAAAAACACACAGAGGTATGATTCCTACATCTACTCTAACattagaagagaaaagaaaacaagaacacaCAGACAGTAGTGACAACAGCAGAGACCAGCAGGTTCTTGTTCTTTCCAAGAACCAACCAGTGTTTTCCTTGTGCCCTTCGCCAGAAAGGCACCAAACTGAGAGCAGACATACAGATGCAACAAAGCAGCCTGAAACACATAGCAGATGACACCCGCCTTCTCCTCCTCACCTCACAGCATCGGTCAGGTAGTGCCAGCACAAGTAGACTGTATTGGAGTAGTACATCATAATATGGTACTGAGACTTGGGGCTTGACTTTGTAAGGTAGATGTTGgaaatttctgtgtttctgtagaGGGCTAAGGGGTGAAATAAGTGTGTTTACTAACATGTATGATATCATCTTACAAGCCTATTGTATCCATCATCGGCACACATCTAAATAACCCAAAAGAGAGAAACATTTCTTCTACAATCAGTCCCTCCAACTGTAATGTGCAGCACAGTATTCCAACCATGCTGaaattttctgcttctcttttagATGAAAAGGGTTTGGTGCTCCCAAGGGATGGTCTTCTCTTCCAGCTATGGTAACTGGCCTAACACTATATATCACCTTTCCCCACAAACCTCATCTCACTTTCAAAACCATCAGATCTTTAAAAGCTTTAGTTTCTTCTTTCCACCCTTTAGATGGtacaaagaggatggagccatgCTATTTTCAGTGGTGCTCAGTGCCAGGGTGATAGGCAATGAGCACCAACCGGAGCATAAGAGTTCCCGTCTGAACATCAAGAAGGACTTCTTTACTGTTCAGGTACTGAACACAGGCACAGTCCATCCACAGCGGTTACGGACTCTACTCTACCTTCTTGGAGATTTTCAGAAGCTGTATGGCCATGGTCCCAGACAACCTGCTCTGGATGGccttgcttgagcagggggttggaccagatggcttCCAGAGGTACCCTCCAACCTCAACCActctgcaattctgtgattcctctTCTTCTGCCTTTATTACCTCCTTTTTGTGTCAGCTCTACTGACAAGAGCTTCAATCCCACGCAGGCATCCAGAAGTCTTTCCATTCCTGTGGTGCTGGTACCCAGGCGTGCAGCAATCACATCTAAAGACAGAGGATCTCCTGACTCCAGCAGAAGATCAAACACTCCCAGCTCACAGGCAGTGAACATAACCTGGGAGTGAGGGGAAGGGGATCAGATGAAAGCACCATAGCTTACCACATTTCTAGAGGTGCTGTGTTGGAGAAAATATGCATATAATAAATCattaaacattaaatatatatatatattatttcaaatACACAAGTCCAGTAATTAGGCTAAAGTTTCTCTGAGCTCTGAATACACCATAGATTGCTTGTAGTGAaccctttttcatttcttttcctttactgCCCAAGCCATACAGTGGTTTAGTCTAACAAAGTTCATATTTAGAGGCCAGGTTTTAGCTGTGAATATTTCTGCCTGCACCTTAGTTTCAGATCACATTCACAACAGTCTCACTTGCTTTTTGCCCAAAGAGCTCAAAGACAAGACTGAAttaattgttgttgttatttaaaaGCTAATTATCTAGCATATGCTGCAGTGACCCTGGAGAATCTCCTGTGGTCTCCAGCAGGAGTGAGTATCCCACTCTGTAGACCCTTTTGGGGGAAAtgtccacacacacacaactgttTTATCTTCAGGGACTGATGTCCATGGCTACAGCAGTCTCCCTGATGAAAGGAGGTTTGTCTCAGACAAAAGGGCCAACAGAAACATGCCATATTTTCAAGGAAATGAAGGTGTGTGTACCAACTCCAGGTACAAGCCTGCAACCTTCAGACAGACATACATAACCACacataacaagaaaaatatcctTCTCTAGCTGTACACAGTCAAGTAATGGATAACCTATTTCACTGGCCATGTAAATGCTCCAAAACCACTGAGAAAGTCATCAACTCATTTGACTGCCTGTATGATAAAGTCCTCAACTTGAGTTGATAAAGTCCATGGGAAGCTACTTTTACCTCAGTAAGAGTATATGTTGTGGCTTAACCTCATGGCAGCATGGTTTTAACTGAAATTGAGATCGTTTCTCAGTAACATAACATTGTTGTTAGTTTTGGAACTGTTTATCTGTCATCGATCGTTTGCTCCTCTCTTCACTAAATACTGTGTTTTTCAGGAGCCTTTGGATGCAGCAGCATTTGCAGACCTCTGAAGTGCATTCCTTCCATTACTAGGTTGGTTAGAGATACAGCAGAGGatagtaagaaagaaaaaaaataccctacATTGGAACATGGGAATTTTCTGCCTGTGTGCTCACGCACATGTGCAAAGGCAAGCAACATCAATAAACATTaaggaaattggaaaaaaaaaatgtgctacCCTGTGCCTTAATCAGGTATTGTCTGGAAAAgaacatttcacttttttttaaaaaaaaaaaaaaactctgaaaagTCATTATATCAGACTCTTTTGTCCGCCTGAAAAGAAGTAATACACAGAAGTTACCAAGATCTGCCTAGTGCGTAATACACACAGTAAAAGAcatgcaagaaagaaagaaaccatcTCAGAACGTATTTGAATAATCTTGCTGTTTGGGTggtatgaaaaggaaaaagaaggcaaTGTCAGTCAGTCCTCTGGTTTCTAAACTTCAAACATGAAAAGTGGGAAGAAATCCCAAGACCTACAGAGCTTTGCATGTTGGAGGCAGTCAAACAACAAACCCTCATCTATaaatctgtgtgtttttaaaGTCTCACACAGAGGCAAGATCTGCTCATCCAAACTCCCGAATGTCAAAGGGATCTCAATAAATGTTAAGTCTAACCTGAGGAGCGGGGACTTCTTTTCAAATTTCCTTCATGGCTAGATGAGTAGATAGTACATTTTCCTAAGagactgttttatttctaaagatTTACATTAAAGAACTAGGGTGATATCTTTGAATATTTCTGTCAGCATACTTTAAAGAGTTGTATCCAAGACTGATTTATAGTTCTTACCTTTGAGACTAAAAATCCATTGTTGTATTGCAAGATGATTTGAGGATAGTCAAGGTCTTCTGTGGAGCCCATTTTCCTTCTACAGTGAGGCTGAGATCCTCTGCCTGTCTTAATTTAAATAAGCTTCTTTCTACCAGGCACAGAGCACACCAGCTGATCCACTTAATCTTATTGTTTCTGAGAAACACTTTGGTTACAAAACGAATGAGCTAAGTTATTTGGCTTCCACAGGCTTTTCTACTAGCTTCAACTGTTTCTTTGCATCTTCTTCCATCATCAAGCATAAGGCTAAAGAAGCAGCGAAGATTAAAGTGGCACTGTTGGCTCAGTGGTCAATTAGCAGGctggtatttaaaaacaattgaaaGCTGAAGACATCTGAAGACAGCTGAACTCTGAAGAACTTACTACAGAGTAACACAAAGAACTTGAACTCAATGAGATGCACCAGGAGTTCATAAACCAAAGCAGAGCCGTATTCCAGGCCTGTTCAAAAGGAGCTATTTTCCATCATACTGGCATCTTGATGATGGGACACATCCCCGGAATAGGAAATTCCTGACATACATCTGCTAGCCTAATGAAATGTGACCTGGAGGAAAGAAGACAACTTGGTGAAATTCCTTAAGTGAAAATGGGACATTCtcagcagctcagagcagaggAATATCCACTTAGAGCTAAGCTGTCAGGGCATACTGCTGGCCAAGCCTGGCATCTCAGACCACCCCAGCTCCACTCACCCCTCGCTAACCACAAACTACAAGCATGTACACAGCACTTATCTT encodes the following:
- the ASMT gene encoding acetylserotonin O-methyltransferase isoform X2, giving the protein MFTACELGVFDLLLESGDPLSLDVIAARLGTSTTGMERLLDACVGLKLLSVELTQKGALYRNTEISNIYLTKSSPKSQYHIMMYYSNTVYLCWHYLTDAVREGRNQYERAFGVSSKDPFGAMYRSEEEMLKFLAGQNSIWGICGKDVLTAFDLSSFTRIYDLGGGGGALARECVSLYPNCTVTIYDLPKVVQVAKDRFIPPEEQRIAFHEGDFFKDSIPEADLYILSKILHDWDDDKCGQLLAKVHQACRPGGGVLLVESLLKEDRSGPIETQLYSMNMLVQTEGKERTPAEYSKLLVAAGFREVQVKRTGKLYDAILGRK
- the ASMT gene encoding acetylserotonin O-methyltransferase isoform X1; translated protein: MGSTEDLDYPQIILQYNNGFLVSKVMFTACELGVFDLLLESGDPLSLDVIAARLGTSTTGMERLLDACVGLKLLSVELTQKGALYRNTEISNIYLTKSSPKSQYHIMMYYSNTVYLCWHYLTDAVREGRNQYERAFGVSSKDPFGAMYRSEEEMLKFLAGQNSIWGICGKDVLTAFDLSSFTRIYDLGGGGGALARECVSLYPNCTVTIYDLPKVVQVAKDRFIPPEEQRIAFHEGDFFKDSIPEADLYILSKILHDWDDDKCGQLLAKVHQACRPGGGVLLVESLLKEDRSGPIETQLYSMNMLVQTEGKERTPAEYSKLLVAAGFREVQVKRTGKLYDAILGRK